In the Trinickia acidisoli genome, ACGGCGTAATCGAATGCTGTCAGCATCGGGCCGTCACTGTGCCGCGTTGCCCGCGTTCGCCGTCAAGCCGGCGTCGCGCACTTTCGCGATCGCGGCCGATGCGGCTGCGCGATCGACGAACGGACCGGCCCGCAGCAACGTCCGCGTCTTACCGTCGGCCTGCTGGCGATGTTCGATGTATGCGGGCACGCCCGCGGCTTTGAGCTTCGTTTCCCAAGCGCGCGCGCTTGCGTCGTCGGCAAACACACCCAATTGCACGGCAAACCGCGCGCCCGGCGGCGCAGCGGGTGTGCCGGAATCGGCGTCGGCCGAACCGGGCGCGGGAACGGGACTCGCTTTAGCCGGCGGCGACGCGCTCGTACGCGCCGCTTGCGTTGCCGTAGCGCCCGACTGCGTTTGCTTGGCCGGGGCTTGCTTCGCTTCCGCTTGCTTGGATTTGCCTTGCGCAGCGAGAGGCGCCGCGTTGGCCGGCGACTGCAGGGTGGCGGGGGCCGGTGCAGAGGCAATCCCAGCCACTGCGGTGCCCGAGCCCGCGGCAACGTTGCCCGCATCGGCTTGATCAGGCACGACACCGGTTTGCGTATCGTCGGCGTGATCGTCGTCCGCTCGCGACGGCACGGTCGCGGGACGATTCGGGATGTCGATTGCGATGTCGTCGGTCACCGGCTTCGGGTGCGAATCGAGCACCATCGGCAAGACAACGATCGCAGCCACCACGAGCGCGATCGCACCGACGAGACGCCGGCGCGCGCGCTGCTTTTCGGGCAACGTCGGATCGAGCAGCATGGCATCGGCATCGCCGGCTCGCTCGCTGCGGCGGCTGCGCCGTGCCTCGCGCACTTCGGACGACGCTCCCCCGCTACGCGTGGATCTTGTGCCGGCGCTCCGCCGGCGCGGGGCATCGTCTTTCTTGCCGAACGAGAAAAATCCCATGAATCGCTGAGTTCGAGGGGGGCGGCGCGCGCTTCTGGCGCGCGTCGATCAATGTTGCCGCGACTTACGGTAGGCCATCACGCCAGCCACCGTATAGAAACTGCCGAAAACCACGATTCTATCATCCTCTGTCGCGCGGCTCAGCGCGTCTTGAAACGCCTCGGCCGGCGAAGCGAAGCGCTGGATGCCGCCGTCGGGCCCGCTTT is a window encoding:
- a CDS encoding SPOR domain-containing protein, which translates into the protein MGFFSFGKKDDAPRRRSAGTRSTRSGGASSEVREARRSRRSERAGDADAMLLDPTLPEKQRARRRLVGAIALVVAAIVVLPMVLDSHPKPVTDDIAIDIPNRPATVPSRADDDHADDTQTGVVPDQADAGNVAAGSGTAVAGIASAPAPATLQSPANAAPLAAQGKSKQAEAKQAPAKQTQSGATATQAARTSASPPAKASPVPAPGSADADSGTPAAPPGARFAVQLGVFADDASARAWETKLKAAGVPAYIEHRQQADGKTRTLLRAGPFVDRAAASAAIAKVRDAGLTANAGNAAQ